From one Burkholderia latens genomic stretch:
- a CDS encoding glycosyltransferase, translating into MKNRVLMVMTRDIPQHVSNGRERTLRFIRNAIGDEMEVAEFKIRSVFEDGGWSGKLGAVARVAIGVLRAEPCALQVAMFWRARKRAELLRVVEASAPDVIYFDGIRMVDYATLVGRRFPHCRIVVDFDDLMSRRAGILRAHDFPLSAGYLARSIPRPFVRLANASIVRKAFLRYEEFALRRQERAAIRASNAVTLVSTEDAGALRARLTDDEAAKAHVIAPPLSSRTPVRFPATPLRFVFIGSDAQLQNRLAIEYLIRLWARVAPASPLVIFGRMVGRYDPVPNVVFAGFAQSQAEVYTGCSIALCPAFLRGGIKSKVLEAISYGCVPVGNDAAYEGLGFHDDALAMTEPRLERFVTAPDEDLPNVVAAATRFAEYCDQHFSMSRFGQRWREVIAPMPDGSR; encoded by the coding sequence GTGAAGAACAGGGTATTGATGGTCATGACGCGGGACATCCCGCAGCACGTATCGAACGGGCGCGAGCGGACGCTGCGCTTCATCCGGAATGCGATCGGCGACGAGATGGAAGTCGCAGAGTTCAAGATCCGCTCCGTTTTCGAGGATGGTGGATGGTCCGGAAAGCTCGGCGCCGTCGCACGCGTCGCGATCGGTGTGCTGCGCGCCGAACCGTGCGCATTGCAGGTCGCGATGTTCTGGCGCGCGCGCAAGCGCGCGGAGCTGCTCCGCGTCGTCGAGGCGTCGGCGCCGGACGTGATCTACTTCGACGGCATTCGCATGGTCGACTACGCGACGCTGGTCGGACGTCGTTTTCCGCACTGCCGGATCGTCGTCGACTTCGACGATCTGATGTCGCGCCGGGCAGGCATTCTGCGCGCGCACGATTTCCCGTTGTCGGCCGGCTACCTCGCCAGGTCGATCCCGCGCCCGTTCGTCAGGCTGGCGAACGCATCCATCGTTCGAAAAGCCTTTCTTCGCTACGAGGAGTTCGCGCTGAGGCGGCAGGAACGGGCCGCGATCCGCGCGTCGAATGCGGTCACGCTCGTGTCGACGGAAGACGCAGGCGCACTGCGCGCGCGGCTGACCGACGACGAGGCTGCGAAGGCGCACGTGATCGCGCCGCCGCTGAGCTCGCGCACACCGGTGCGTTTTCCCGCGACGCCGCTGCGCTTCGTCTTTATCGGCTCGGACGCGCAGTTGCAGAACCGCCTCGCCATCGAATACCTGATCCGGCTCTGGGCCCGTGTCGCGCCGGCGAGTCCGCTGGTGATTTTCGGTCGCATGGTCGGTCGCTACGATCCGGTGCCGAACGTCGTGTTCGCGGGATTCGCGCAAAGCCAGGCGGAGGTCTATACCGGATGCTCGATCGCACTGTGTCCGGCATTTCTTCGTGGCGGCATCAAATCGAAAGTGCTGGAGGCGATTTCGTACGGCTGCGTCCCGGTGGGCAACGACGCGGCGTACGAGGGGCTCGGATTCCACGACGACGCGCTCGCGATGACGGAGCCGCGGCTGGAGCGGTTCGTTACCGCGCCCGACGAGGATCTGCCCAACGTGGTCGCAGCGGCAACGCGCTTCGCGGAGTACTGCGACCAGCACTTCAGTATGTCGCGATTCGGACAGCGGTGGCGCGAAGTGATCGCACCGATGCCGGACGGTTCGCGGTAA